From the Porites lutea chromosome 5, jaPorLute2.1, whole genome shotgun sequence genome, the window TcgcttttttctgaaacctccaatAAGGAGTTTTCGAACGCTTGTAATGGAAAACCTGTAGTTTTTGCGGATTTATTACGTGTTCTAGGAATTGTCCTGGTGCAAGATCGCCAACGCTCGGTTTGTAAAAAGTGCGCCAGGAAGATTGTCAATTGCTACAAACTGTTTACAGAGTTACAACAGGCGTTCATCGATAGTTCAGGTTGGAAATCATCTGAGGGAAATACAGAAACCACTTGTACGCTTCAAACTCCTCAGAAATCAAGGGAAGAAAATTGCGTACCTCAACACCAGCGATCGCCGACTGGAATTACCCCCACTGCGAAgcgtcaaaaaagcaatgaaTCGTCGCGTTTAAACACAACCCAACAGCAAGAATCTGAGCGAAAGACGTCTAAAAGATCCCTGTTTGAAGCCAAGAAGCCGGATGACAATTATTCAGCCGTCAACAGGGAAATAACGAATCTTATGAATTTGCCCGTAGAAGCATATTTACCGCCCATCTCAAAGGTGAGCTATTAGATACTCGAATATCTAGGTTCAAATTTTTCATGGTTAAATTGGGTGACTCCTGTACTAAATAAATCCATAATTTGCTTCTTCTTTAGGTTTTTGTTGGTTATCCGTCGTCTTCTCGGGTAGTTGAAAGGAGCTGTGAGGATAAATGGGAATGTGCGGTGGTAAAACACCTGTGCCTTGAAAATTATCAAGCAGCAGCAAACGCCGCTCTCAAATTCCCACCACTTCGAAGAGAGCTCGTGAAAGCCGTTACAAGTGCAGTTAGGACAGAAGTGACATCCTACAGCAGAGGAAAATCGATGGCGAAATATGATGGCGACCCCTTgaacttaaaacattttaaaactgagGATTTTTTGGAAGAAGCAAGGGAACGAATACCGGTCACGCACGCCATCGTTACGGCCACTAGCAAAGTCGGTGCAAAATATCTTCAGAATAAACAAGCCTTGGCGCTGTCGGCGATTCTGAATACATGGCTTCCTCGATCTAATTTTATATACAGGAACAATACTCTTTTAACGGCAGGATGCTGCAAATCAGAAGTCATGGATCTGTTCCACAGACTAGGCTTGTCCAGTCACCCAAACACAATCCGTGCACAGCTTCAATCCGCTGCTGACCATTTCGACAAAGAAATTTTGGCATGGAAGACGCACATCGAAGTAAACAGAAAACAGCTGAAATTGATCGAAGAAATCAACAACTCCCAGAGTCGTTCTTCTGAGGATGTTGACTCTATGGATTTATGTTCCATTGATTTTTCCCGCGAAACGGTGCAGAAGTGTAAGCACTTTGATGAAAAGACCTTCCATTCTTGCCAAGAACTTTTGCCAGACAGTCACGTTGATGACACAGACCTTTTTAACGTTTCCGAAAAATTGAAGAAAGAGAGACTCCCTTTGTACAGGTTAGTGAACTTGACGATTCGGGCCCGTTTTTTAAAACTAGGAAAGAGACTGATGTATCGGGTATCTGTAAGTAGTTACTGCAATGCTGTTTTGTGTTAGATCCTTGCATCAGTGATATAGATTTCCTTCTTTGTGAATGTGATATCTTAAGTGCACGGGTATTCTAGAAATAAAGGGTTAAATGGCAGTCCTCGTTGTTGTGTTATAAAATTATCTACAAATATGAGGAAATGTGTCACCTAAAAACCTTAataaaaatttccagacctgcaatcttggacaaaataagatggaacagcaaaccccgtTCCCCTCAAATCAAGGTTGAAGCgccaaaacgcgccatttttCCATCCTTGATTTCGGGGGGAAGGGGGAtaaatttaccatttatttTTTCCCAGACTGTGGTTTTAACTGAATAGGAAGCAGATCCACTCTGTTTGCACCAAAGAgtctcaaaaaatgaaaagtgatttgatttattttatccATCATAGCCCATAATAGGGTATTCCCTTTTTGTGCTTATATCTTCTAACCAGAATAGTTGGAGATAATGTTGACCTAGAACAGAGAGCAAGAATTCAGAGCCACAAGACAACCAATAAGTCTCTTCACTGGTTCCAGATATACGCTGTAAAAGACAGGGTGACTTCAGACAAGCCCCTATCGGACCATCCACAAAAGAGCTTGGCCGATCTTCAAATGAGGGAATTCTTGCCCACACAGGATGTACACAGTTCATTGCTCAATGACTTCACCATTATTATCCCAAGGATTCTTATCCAGTACTTACCAGCATATAAGCCATTCGTGAAAGCTGTTAACTTCCACATCCCTCATGCCCATTCAGCAGAGATGTTGCAAAAATCTGAGGTGGTATGTGttaaatgttaaaagaaaagattaaatggtaaaacttttttttttttgtttcaagatACACATTACTGGAAAACAGAGGACAGTGGTgtggttatttatttatagagcATACTCTTCTTCTTCATACTCTTTAACTGCAAAGTCAAACCATTGAGGTGACTTGGTATTTTGCAAGCTTAAGGATCTATATCTAACTTCtgggtttttattattttattttgtctttaatTTGTAGTGCTCCTTGGGTCTGGAATTTCTTAATTCAAATAAAGCTGCAGAAATGGCAGAAATTCTGAAGAACATCCACCACAATTTTGTCCCAAAAACAGAAGTTTGCAACCAAACAGAAGTATTGCAGAAAGTATTCTTGGATGGGGATCAGCTCACTGAAGAGAGGGCCAGGAATGCACAATTAGCCAACACCCTGGCTGATACACCATATGAGCGTTTGAGTGGCCTCGAAACAGCTTTCGCTGATTGGCACTTGGGCAAGAACCTTCTTATGGTTAGTATACAAAGCCAGCatgttaataatattattgctttTAGCTCCAAAATAAGTTGTTTATGTctttattaatattgttttttaagATATATTTTCAGTTGTTTGTCAAAGAGGATTCAGCAGCAGAACTGGGGACTAGTTATTCCTCAATGAACCGAAATGGGAAGACAAATGCTAAGAAAGGGCCAGAGAGAGACTATAATGCCTACAAGGAATTTTTTGACCGCGAGAGTGAAGCTCATGTCCTTGCTAAATGGATGAACTTTGCTGGAATTAACAACATTGAAGGTTTGACAATTTTCATTAGTTATCTTTTTCATATTAGGAAACTTGCTGTCACTTGCATAGTTgggaataaattaaataaatttttcaacatAAATCTTTGGATCATGGTAACTGAACATACCTCATCAGTTTCTTAAGAACTAACAAATTGTTATGCAACACTTAATTACCTTTAAGATAAACCCCTTAAAAGACCCATACCTATAGAGGTGGAGAAATGGACTGTGGCTGAAAAGTCAAACTGGATTCATACAGAAGTGAAAGACTTTCTCAGTGAGATCTTTCTGAGACCAAATGACCTAGCTGAGATGGTTGATCAGTTAGATGCTGCCCATAAAGAAGGTTTTCATTGCCGAAGTCAAGGATGCCTTGCAGTGTTTCCCCTTCATTCAAGTAGGGTCAGGTCAGTGTTAGGATTTCACTTGTCTCTAAGTGCAATAATTTTACTTACAGACAAAGGAAATCCACATGtgcaaaaaatctttcattttagACATGAGATATCAGAGCACCCTGAACTAGACGTTGAGAGTGATGGCGATGCAGACAGAGACAGCTTGGGATATTACAAGTGCAGAAGTGGTGCCTGCCGCCAAGTCTTCACCACAAATGCAACCAGAAGGAGGTATATTTACATGGCGTGGTTTAATTTCATCCTTGGTTTAACATTTACTTTCCTTCTTTAAAACTTAAGACCATACATTAACATATCAAAAAACAGTTTAAGGAAACTAAAATctaaacctttcacaaaattaaagaacaacatAAACAACTGATTTTGGAAAGGCACCACTATAACCGCATTGCTACGTTGATTTGCGAATCAATAATTTCAGGCTTTCCAATAAGGTAAATCTGTTTGGCAATCAAAACACTGTAAAAGAAAGATAAGTGTCAAGACACATTTCAACTGCTCCTTAATGTTTACTTGTCAGGTATGAAAAAATATTCCTCTTTCAAGGGAAGAAGGAAAATAAGCTGAATAATATCTATTAAGCACTCCTAGTCTCAATAAATGCATATAAAACTACTAAAACTTGCTTAGCCAATATGCATGCTCTCCTATGTCATATTGTTTTCCCTGGATATCATCATTTGGACTCAGCCTTTTTGACCATTTAAATATAACTGTATCTATGCCTTTTAATATTGGTAATATCTGCAATAGTAATGGGCCACCTTGTTGTGTTTTTAAAACttatcatttttgtcaattaaTACTTTCTAAAAAATACCCTCTGCTTTTTTACAACAGTGCTACTGGATTTCAATTTCTCGTTAGAGAAATCCAGTGATATTTTAAGGAAGTTTCCTTACTATATCCATCATTTTAAATAACCTCAAGAAATATACCAATACGTATATGATTCATGAAAAAAGGTTAGCATATGTTCTTCTCCAGCAATGCATCCTTTCTTATAGGCATGAGAGAGTAATGCACCAAGAGGTCCAACAGTCTGAAGAACCTGATCCAACAGAAGATAAAGCTGCAGAATCAGATTGTATTTACAATTATCATAATGCCAGACTTCAGTGTGGactcctttttttaaatataattgaTGCAATTAAGGAGGGTGATGGCTGTAGGCTTATTCAGTGCTACAAGgtagttctactttttgacTACAAATTCAAGCGCACAAAGTATGCATATATACTGCTTCTtttgtttgcaaaaatttttgCCCTTTTGCCTGAGAGAGAAGCAGAATTACTGGTGCACAACCGCTTCTTAAACAAAAAGGGGAAAAGGGGTGCAAATATTCCTTTAGACCTCCACATGGAGCACCTTAACttagttttgaaaaaactcCTTCAAACAATGGGTGGCAAGATAACAGAAACAGCTGCACAAAGATGTGCCAGAAGTATTACTGTCATGAATGAAGTAATGGATACTGTGTATGAAGAATGTGACAAAGCTCATCGTAGTGGTTACCATGGTAACAAGAACAGTAAAGAAACAGTTCAGTCCATTCTAAATGATTTATTACAAGGAAATGTCTTTCAGTTCATTCCAGGAAGAGATGGCTACCaagcttttaaaaagtttaaaagcaatATTCTTGACATTGACTACAGAGACTTTTTTTCTTGGATACAAAACCATCTGAAGAATTGGATAGGTGTCTATGAAACACCTCATAACCAGTAGTCTCTTGTTAATTAACAGTGACATGGTACACATTATTTGTAAAACACAAAGATGTATCGTCTATTACATAACTTTGTACATTTAACTTAGgttttaatataataaaaactTTGAAGGTCTCCAATAGCATTCGAACTTTTATCATTTCAATCAATGCCTGGAAACATGTGAACCTTCATGctatccccccccccgccccccaaagaaagaaaattgtaGTAATTACATCAGTTTATCCAAAAATGAGACATCTCGCTCATAACACCTCCCTTGAATAAGTCAGGCTAGACAGTCGAGTCTGTAAGATGCTAAAATCATTCTACCTCACTGTTAGAAGATGATAATTCCAAGTCATGCTCGTTATCATCACAAACAAAATTGGCATTGAGGAAGGTCTGATATACTGATCTTGATACAACAGAAAGTTCATAAAGGCCATCATCAATAACAATGTCCTCAAACACTTCATTAAACACCTCAAGCACTATAATTGCAATAtgtaaagaagaaataaatccACATTCCATAAGGTCATTTATGTTGAAAATTTTGCCACAATTCTCTACAATGGCGTCCACTACATTGTCAGAAAATCCATGTGTAATCACACCAGATGAGTCAAATAATGTGAGCCCAGAACTCAAATCTAAGGACAGTTGGACCTCATACAATGCATCTTTTAAGCACTGTTTGTCCTCTGTGGAGACTTCTCTAGTTCCTTGAGATTCTCCAGTAGAGTTATCACTCAAttgatcaaaatcaaaatacgGAGTAGAACACTTTTCTCCTTCACAAGTGCAAATAGAGTGGCAACGGTTGCAGCAATAGTGCTGTACTGCAAGTGACACATCTTCATCAGTGAAATGGCGGAGGAGGAGTTTACGCACACATTCTTCACTCTTGATAACATCTTTCACAGTTCGTTCGCATTGGCTTAAATGTTTACCTTGGTACAAAATGATGTTATACGCTGGCCTGGAATCTCTTCCAGCCCTGCCGGCCTGTTGTAAGTGGTCTGTCAGTGACCTTCCTGGACCAAAATGAATAACATATTTCACATGAGGGAAGTCAACCCCCATGCTGAGGGAGGTAGAGGCTATTACAACTCTAGCCTTTCCATTGCCTGAAAAAGAGCTGCTTATCCTTGTTTTTACATTGTCAGGAGTCGCGGAGTAATAGACTCCTAAAAGACATCTATCTGGAGGTGGCTCTGGTCCATTTAGGTAAGCATCGTCACCAAGTTTCATCAGTAATGTGCTTAGAACAAGGACAATGTCACTTACAGTGTGGCAAAAAATAATGGCAAATGGTGAATCTTCTCTCTTTGACTTAAGGAGTGCAACCAGCCAGTCTAAGCAACTAAGCCTCTTATCAGCTTCAGTGACAGTGAACCTGATGTTCTCCTTATTGGGGCTAATCAAAACTTCCTTATGATCTTTGAATCCAAGAAGTTTGCACAGGCGCTTTCTCATATCTTTGTCAGCAGTTGCAGTAAGAGCGAGCACAGGTTTCCTCCCTAAGAATGAACGCAAATCTTTAACTTGGCCAAAGGCTTGACGGAAGGCagcttttcctttctttccagTGCCCCTGTGTTAAAAGTGAAAAAGtgtaacatttttattttcgtCATTTTCAAAATAGTTTGGGCTTAATACATAGGTATTGTGACCGAAATGTAGCCAAAAGCTACATTAAATGGTCATTTCTGTACAACCCCATACATTAATTCATTTTCATGCATACAGCAATATCATGTTATTTGACACAAATGAGTAAATATGAATAGACTCGAACTATGTTTTCCCAGTACATGAGGATGCACTTTGTATGGGGCTGTAGAGAAATCTTCcccaaaattaattattatcataaCTTCTAAAGCGTGATGAAACGATGCATACCATCGTAAAACAAACGTTGACTAAGCCTATGAAAGGGACCCAAAATTCCTAAAACAAATTCCAATGCTTACAGGCAGCTTATCTGGATTTAACCTAAGACTTCAGCTTACACATCAGCTGAGGTGATGCCAAAAACCCACAATTAAGTCCTTACCAAGTTTCTACTGTGTGTACTTCGTCGACAACCAAAAATTCCGCGCCCTTGAAGTTTCCTGATTTCAACGATGACCTCCACTTCTCTGATAGCCACTGTTCGGCACTTCCGAAGAAGATCTCGATTTCCTTCAGATCTTCGCACCTCAAATCTTCAAGTAAAGTTGCCTTCACGCCACTAACGTTCAATCTCTCCACTTGCTGTCGACGGATTAACTCGAGCGGGCTGACAACGAGCACTGATATCGTCTTTTTTGTTCCGGTCTTGAGAAACCAATACTCGGACATGAGTTTTGGCAGAAGCTGGTATATTAGGCTCTTTCCATAACCAGTGGGAAGAACTCCGAGAACATCTTTCCTTTTGACTACGAGGGCTTTCAAGACACAATTCTTGCTCgggttttattttaattccaggaaagaacttgAGGGCGCCCTCAAGAGCCTTTTTGAATTCCTCTGTATTCATAAAAGTATCAAATGTAAATCTAAACGTCTATGAGAAATCTTTCGACCAcgaattcaaaatggcttctcTTTGCCATTTCTCTGCTCCTATGTACTTCCGGTcgatgacgtcagagggtattgtgtgttatccaatcactgccacatccagattttggatgtgtcacacggttggctgaatggttttgtgtcaggccCTCCTtttcctcctccccctcccccctcccccttctcaCATCTcttctcctctcccctagccccttaggaaggcctgatactcaggctacttCTACTACAACTGAGTGCAGACACTTGAAAAAGTACTCTCGCGTTCTGTTTTGGAGGTCTGGGTAAGAGTTTTATTTGAACAAAAGATCCCGGAAGCTTTCCGCGTCGGGTCAGCCATTTTTTGTATGGGTCTAACTTTCATAAAGAACTTGTAAAGCGAAAACTGTTTTTTTGACCGAAAACGAAGGCAGATACTTCAGGTCGGTCCGTGTTCATTTGATTAACCAAAGCGACGACATCAGTTTAGAGccagatatttttgttttttctgcatTAGCGATCGACAGGCGTCAAGGAAAGAAAACATGGCGAACCAGCAACGTCCAGATGTTGAAATGGTTCCTGCTTCACCAGGAGGAACGCCACAGTCTGAACCAATTGCAGCAAATCAGGTACAGAACGAAGCAGGCGGCTTTGTGTGGAAAGTGGACGACATGGAGAGGTTTAGGCGTTTTCTTGTGCTTGGAAGCGAAGGCGGTACTTACTATGCCGAGGAGAAGAAACTTGGACAAGAGAACGCTCAGGCCTTGCTGAGAATTATCGCCGAAGGTCGTGGTCCAGAGGCGGTAGAAATTATCGTTGAATACAGCACCCAGGGTCGTACAGCTAAGCAAGACACGATTATCTTGTCCCTAGCAATTTGTGCTCGATCAAGCCACTTGGAGACGAAACGCGCCGCGTATGCAGCCTTGTCACAAGTTCTGCGAATTCCTACACATCTTTTCTCCTTCGTAGAGATCTGTGAAACTCTGAGCAAGCCAAAGTCCACTGGCTGGGGTCGAGCACATAGAAAGGCAATCCAAAAGTGGTATACTAACAAGAAACCCAAGGCTCTCTCTGTTGCTGTGACCAAatacaaacaaagaaatggaTGGTCGCACCGTGACGTGTTTCGTTTGTGCCACGTTAAACCAACCGACCCAGCCATACAGTTTATTGTGAAGTACGTGATAAAAGGTTTTGATGCTGTGCAGCCCGATGCAGCGACGCCTGGTGTGGGCCAGGATGTTACATCTGTCTTCACGTTTCTCAAagcagtggaagaagccaagacaATGAGTGAGGAGAGGCTAGTTCAAGCAATAAAAGATCACAATCTTGTCCGGGAACATATTCCCACTAACCATCTCAACTCCCAAGAGGTTGGTTATTGCTCCATTTGCACAAAGGCTAGAGCATATGTCTTGAGTGTAAATTAATATGGCTTTTTTCTTTacagaaataaattttcttgaatcaagcaaaaaaaatttaaaggagGCATAGCTCTCAGTCACTAATGCCAAGTGGTTTTGAAGGTTTCAAAGTAATTGCAGCACCATTCATTTGTGCTTTCCTGTCTAATATACATGCAACGTAAAACACAGTAAGCATGGTAAATTATTGCACAATTTCTGGTACATTTAATGTACAATGGGATCGTTGTTGTGTCAATGACTTGGCTTTTCGATCTTTGTACCAGTAATTCAAGGTCATCTTTAATTTCTTGCAATGGCTGAGATTGCTCCAGATGTTAGCAGTCATTACACTTTATGGATGCAACTTTCAGTAAGCGTGATGGATCATAAATTTGGTATCattattttgtcaattttcaacATGGTATTTCTgaattggcaatttttcttaCAGTATTCGGTATTCTCATATAGGTTGTCATGGTAACTATACCTGGAGTTGCACTAATCTACATTTAAACAACTTGGCCTTGATATGTGCCACCAAcgtctccaaaaaattttttagcCTCATTCAATTATGGTGGGCCTTTTGCAATAGCTGGTTACATGATCAACTTGATTTCTGCAGGGATGTaaagagcacataaaaattatctaaCCTGTAAATTGTCAGCCACATATCTTAACAGTACCTACTGTAATGGCTgctgaaaatgagaagaaattattaaagtgaaatccattaggaaattgagtaattattgtaattttcagtggaaaaaaccttgtaccagaataatttcaagcatattgcattctttttcacacttttcaagggctattaATGTAATAAGTTGTATGAAGTAACTCCAAACTAAAGGTTCTTAttgtagcctgtgaaaacaaacttcaaaatcctcaaatttaacaaaatgaagTCTTCCACATGACAATTTTACGTGTGTTTTCTCagttcctgtgaaatttgaaatttattttctcaggctcccgTAAGAagttgtctttggtgttattacagacaacttattatatctatagccccttgaaaaatgtaaaaaagaatatagtgtggcttaaaatattctggtGCAAgggttttgtccactgaaaattaaaattactcaatttcctactGTATTCCATCTTACTTTTGTATGgtgaaaacaacttttgccaccaGGTCGTGGTTGAGTGGTTtgtcatacaaatccttctaaattttaaaattttcaaactgtcaaaaaatctttcccttacacattaccacaggaaaaaatagcaGATTCCCAatattggatattttagggtatttaaagaatacacacaaaaatcccaaatttggcaaagtgagacatgTCCCAagcagggaattcccaaccaagttccctggttgggacttgtctcactcttccaaatttgggatttttgagGGTATTCTtcaaataccctaaaatatccaaaaatgggaatctgttattttttcctgtgtacagggctcaaattttcatttacaaacaaagaaaattgagttGGTATTATTATAACATATGAGCagatattatttaacaattct encodes:
- the LOC140937393 gene encoding ATP-dependent DNA helicase RecQ-like yields the protein MSEYWFLKTGTKKTISVLVVSPLELIRRQQVERLNVSGVKATLLEDLRCEDLKEIEIFFGSAEQWLSEKWRSSLKSGNFKGAEFLVVDEVHTVETWGTGKKGKAAFRQAFGQVKDLRSFLGRKPVLALTATADKDMRKRLCKLLGFKDHKEVLISPNKENIRFTVTEADKRLSCLDWLVALLKSKREDSPFAIIFCHTVSDIVLVLSTLLMKLGDDAYLNGPEPPPDRCLLGVYYSATPDNVKTRISSSFSGNGKARVVIASTSLSMGVDFPHVKYVIHFGPGRSLTDHLQQAGRAGRDSRPAYNIILYQGKHLSQCERTVKDVIKSEECVRKLLLRHFTDEDVSLAVQHYCCNRCHSICTCEGEKCSTPYFDFDQLSDNSTGESQGTREVSTEDKQCLKDALYEVQLSLDLSSGLTLFDSSGVITHGFSDNVVDAIVENCGKIFNINDLMECGFISSLHIAIIVLEVFNEVFEDIVIDDGLYELSVVSRSVYQTFLNANFVCDDNEHDLELSSSNSEVE
- the LOC140937190 gene encoding RNA-binding protein RO60-like — encoded protein: MANQQRPDVEMVPASPGGTPQSEPIAANQVQNEAGGFVWKVDDMERFRRFLVLGSEGGTYYAEEKKLGQENAQALLRIIAEGRGPEAVEIIVEYSTQGRTAKQDTIILSLAICARSSHLETKRAAYAALSQVLRIPTHLFSFVEICETLSKPKSTGWGRAHRKAIQKWYTNKKPKALSVAVTKYKQRNGWSHRDVFRLCHVKPTDPAIQFIVKYVIKGFDAVQPDAATPGVGQDVTSVFTFLKAVEEAKTMSEERLVQAIKDHNLVREHIPTNHLNSQEIWKALLEKMPMTAMIRNLGKMTSIKVLAPLSEGATKVCDMLRNERSLKDARVHPFTILLALKQYQAGQGEKGKLTWIPNQAIVTALDEAFYLAFKNVEPTNKRYLLAIDVSGSMSWGNCHGTTITPRVASAAMAMLTARTEPQYHFVGFSHHLVPLNINSTQRLDTVVRTIEQVPMGGTDCAQPMIYARDNNLKVDVFIVYTDCETWAGPIHPSEALRQYRIQSGIDAKLIICAMTSNGFTLADPEDRGMLDMAGFDSAAPDIIRQFVVGF